One Pseudodesulfovibrio sp. S3 DNA window includes the following coding sequences:
- a CDS encoding FmdE family protein: MPCTFSEEIIEQTISFHGHSCPGLTIGIRAAELAMRELGNPNEIEMVAVSETDMCGVDAIQFLTGCTYGKGNFLHRDFGKIAFSFFDRKTGKGLRALLNPDIRAGMDTELAALMAKQDQGSATRDELDRIVELRTLLKERFMELELEDMFDVTQLKEGLPRPAMILASLTCDCCGETVMESRTRRFSGKTVCIPCFTTMEQKI, encoded by the coding sequence ATGCCGTGTACTTTTTCCGAAGAAATCATTGAACAGACCATCTCCTTTCACGGCCACAGCTGTCCGGGACTGACCATCGGCATACGTGCGGCCGAGCTGGCCATGCGCGAACTGGGAAACCCGAATGAAATTGAAATGGTGGCGGTTTCCGAAACCGACATGTGCGGGGTGGACGCCATCCAGTTCCTCACCGGATGCACCTACGGAAAGGGCAATTTCCTGCACCGGGATTTCGGAAAGATTGCCTTTTCCTTCTTTGACAGGAAAACGGGCAAGGGTCTGCGCGCCCTGCTGAACCCCGATATCCGGGCAGGAATGGACACGGAACTGGCCGCCCTCATGGCAAAGCAGGACCAAGGCTCCGCCACCCGGGACGAGCTCGATCGCATCGTGGAACTGCGCACCCTGCTCAAGGAGCGTTTCATGGAGTTGGAGTTGGAGGACATGTTCGACGTCACCCAACTCAAGGAAGGGTTGCCGCGTCCCGCCATGATTCTGGCAAGCCTGACCTGCGATTGCTGCGGCGAGACCGTCATGGAGTCACGCACCCGGCGTTTCAGCGGCAAGACCGTCTGCATCCCCTGTTTCACCACCATGGAGCAGAAAATCTGA
- a CDS encoding ABC transporter ATP-binding protein, whose protein sequence is MILSVSEIDFTYGGASVLAGVDFQLDGGELLAILGPNGVGKTTLLKCINAIHRPSAGAVMVEDRNILAMRPDEIALGVGYVAQRSETARLTVFDAVLMGRKPHIRWRPREQDLKIVDAAIKRLDLERLSLRYIDCLSGGELQKVAIARAMVQEPKLMLLDEPTSSLDLKSQVDILTMLRRVVDEHKIGAIMTMHDLNTALRYADKVLFLKEGRIHSTGPACEVTSDTVEEVYGLPVHIHTVQGHPMIVPAG, encoded by the coding sequence ATGATCCTTTCTGTTTCCGAAATCGATTTCACCTACGGCGGCGCCAGCGTACTTGCAGGCGTGGATTTCCAATTGGACGGCGGGGAGCTGCTGGCCATACTCGGCCCCAACGGTGTGGGCAAGACCACCCTGCTCAAATGCATCAATGCCATCCACCGCCCGTCAGCCGGGGCAGTCATGGTCGAAGACCGCAATATCCTGGCCATGCGGCCGGATGAAATCGCCCTGGGCGTCGGCTACGTGGCCCAGCGCAGCGAGACGGCACGCCTGACGGTGTTCGATGCCGTGCTCATGGGGCGCAAGCCGCACATCCGTTGGCGGCCACGTGAACAGGATCTCAAGATCGTGGACGCGGCGATCAAACGGCTCGACCTTGAGCGTTTGTCCCTCCGATACATCGACTGCCTGAGCGGGGGCGAACTGCAAAAGGTGGCCATAGCCCGCGCCATGGTACAGGAGCCCAAGCTGATGCTGCTCGACGAGCCCACCAGTTCCCTGGACCTCAAAAGCCAGGTAGACATTCTGACCATGCTCCGTCGCGTGGTGGATGAACACAAGATCGGCGCGATCATGACCATGCACGATCTGAACACCGCCCTGCGTTACGCCGACAAGGTCCTCTTCCTCAAGGAAGGGCGCATCCATTCCACCGGACCGGCCTGCGAGGTCACTTCCGACACCGTCGAGGAGGTCTACGGTCTGCCGGTTCACATCCACACTGTGCAGGGGCATCCCATGATCGTCCCGGCAGGATAA
- a CDS encoding DHCW motif cupin fold protein, with protein sequence MSDPNIPFQTIDWSRIPRTEHQGEQGVAYWQTVQLPGLRIRIVEYSAGYVADHWCEKGHIVHCLEGEVVNEQQNGPDSVLTPGTSYVVSDELSSHRSVTKTGVKLLIVDGDFLKLKR encoded by the coding sequence ATGAGCGATCCGAACATTCCGTTTCAGACCATTGACTGGTCGAGAATCCCCAGGACAGAGCACCAGGGAGAGCAGGGCGTGGCCTATTGGCAGACCGTTCAGCTTCCTGGTTTGCGGATCAGGATTGTCGAATATTCCGCAGGGTATGTTGCGGATCATTGGTGCGAGAAAGGGCACATCGTCCATTGCCTTGAAGGTGAGGTCGTCAATGAGCAGCAGAACGGACCGGACTCCGTCCTGACCCCAGGCACGTCCTATGTTGTCTCCGACGAACTGAGTTCGCATCGGTCGGTCACGAAAACCGGCGTGAAGCTGTTGATCGTGGACGGCGATTTCCTGAAATTGAAGCGTTGA